The Thalassotalea sp. HSM 43 genome window below encodes:
- a CDS encoding metal-dependent hydrolase family protein encodes MMKIKNQPRTTAFISAICLAALTYAANILAAGGGAPVVDQNFKIEAGTTLFKNVNVFNGTDNKLYKGINVLVEGTTITKISDDDIAINADHRVIDGQGKTLMPGLIDGHAHVMINNGYGKIESDMDLTDMSYRATIVAERFLMDGFTTVRDMGGPAFGLMRNINSGHLLGPKIFPSGAFVSQTSGHGDFRDRGDVGFSPATSGDIANFEKFGIGAVADGKAEALKATRINLRNGATQIKIMAGGGGSSKYDPIDTVQFSKEETCAIVEAVKDWNTYVGAHVYNDRAMNRLMDCGVKSFEHGFFMNEETMQRISKEGVYVVPQMWGLSPDLAKNPLMPADKIPLVAKLQQQFGDYGKKLIANDVKVVFASDYVGVFADAERARRYEIWWRGESFGDNFEVLKQMTSTAGELMALSGPRNPYAASGKLGVVEVGAAADLILVDGNPLKDLSVIGGNDKWFDADPAYTLIPTIHIVMKDGVIYRDEL; translated from the coding sequence ATGATGAAAATAAAAAATCAACCTCGAACAACAGCGTTTATTAGCGCCATTTGCCTTGCTGCCCTAACCTATGCGGCAAATATCCTTGCTGCCGGTGGCGGTGCTCCGGTGGTCGACCAAAACTTTAAGATTGAAGCCGGTACCACCTTATTTAAAAACGTTAACGTGTTTAATGGTACTGACAATAAGCTTTACAAAGGCATTAACGTATTGGTTGAAGGTACCACGATTACCAAAATCAGTGATGACGATATTGCCATAAATGCTGACCACAGAGTCATCGATGGCCAAGGGAAAACCTTAATGCCAGGCCTTATTGATGGTCATGCGCATGTAATGATTAATAATGGTTACGGTAAAATAGAAAGCGATATGGACTTAACCGATATGTCTTATCGCGCGACGATTGTCGCTGAACGTTTTCTTATGGATGGTTTCACCACAGTACGTGACATGGGTGGCCCAGCATTCGGACTGATGCGTAACATCAACTCTGGTCATTTACTCGGTCCTAAGATCTTCCCTTCAGGTGCTTTTGTATCACAAACCTCTGGCCACGGTGATTTTCGCGATCGCGGTGATGTTGGTTTTTCACCTGCAACCTCTGGCGATATAGCTAACTTTGAAAAATTTGGTATCGGTGCGGTTGCTGACGGTAAAGCTGAAGCGCTAAAAGCAACGCGAATTAATTTACGCAACGGTGCGACACAAATTAAGATCATGGCAGGTGGCGGCGGTTCATCTAAGTATGACCCAATCGATACGGTGCAATTTTCCAAAGAAGAAACCTGTGCCATCGTTGAAGCCGTTAAAGATTGGAATACCTATGTAGGTGCCCACGTATACAACGACCGTGCAATGAACCGTCTAATGGACTGTGGCGTGAAATCATTCGAACACGGCTTTTTCATGAACGAAGAAACCATGCAGCGTATCTCTAAAGAAGGTGTCTACGTGGTACCACAAATGTGGGGACTATCGCCGGACCTAGCGAAGAACCCATTGATGCCTGCAGACAAAATCCCATTAGTGGCGAAACTACAACAACAGTTTGGCGACTATGGGAAAAAACTCATCGCTAATGATGTAAAAGTTGTCTTCGCATCGGATTACGTCGGGGTTTTCGCTGATGCTGAGCGTGCACGTCGTTACGAAATCTGGTGGCGCGGTGAATCGTTTGGCGATAACTTCGAAGTATTGAAGCAAATGACCTCAACCGCTGGCGAATTAATGGCTTTATCAGGTCCACGCAACCCATACGCTGCATCAGGTAAACTCGGTGTGGTTGAAGTAGGCGCTGCCGCTGACCTTATTCTTGTCGACGGTAACCCACTGAAAGACTTAAGTGTTATTGGTGGTAACGATAAATGGTTTGATGCAGATCCAGCATACACTTTAATCCCAACCATTCACATCGTGATGAAGGATGGTGTAATTTATCGCGATGAGCTCTAA
- a CDS encoding OadG family protein has protein sequence MENLSQVFIEAGMLLLVGMGFVFAFLTVLIYAIKLLAKIGSHFPETAPQSKKVNTSVAKSDQIAPGVVAAISTAIAHYRKNNVQI, from the coding sequence ATGGAAAACCTATCACAAGTATTTATTGAAGCTGGTATGCTTTTATTAGTTGGTATGGGGTTTGTTTTCGCATTTTTAACTGTTTTGATTTATGCCATCAAACTGCTGGCCAAGATTGGCAGCCATTTTCCAGAGACTGCACCGCAGAGCAAAAAAGTAAACACCTCTGTTGCCAAGAGTGATCAAATCGCGCCAGGGGTTGTTGCTGCAATTAGCACTGCTATCGCTCACTATCGCAAGAATAACGTACAAATTTAG
- the oadA gene encoding sodium-extruding oxaloacetate decarboxylase subunit alpha, translating into MSESLNKLGITELVLRDGHQSLLATRFRLEDMLPIAKKMDEIGYWSIESWGGATFDSCIRYLGEDPWERIRKLKEAMPNTKQQMLFRGQNILGYRHYADDVVEKFVERAHVNGVDVFRIFDAMNDTRNLETAIKAAVKVGAHAQGTLSFTESPVHTIDTWLDMAKRMQDMGAHSLCIKDMSGLLNPYDGEELIGKLKDQVGLPISLHCHATTGLSMATHMKAIDAGVDVIDTSISSMSMTYGHSPTESIVSTVKGRDRDTGLDMEKLAEVATYFREVRAKYAKFEGSLKGVDARILLAQVPGGMLTNMENQLREQGAADKFDEVLEEIPRVRKELGYIPLVTPTSQIVGTQSVLNVLTGERYKSITKETAGVLKGEYGATPAPVDGDLQKRVLDGGEAITGRPADFLEPELDKLETELMDLAKEKNIDLAEAVIDDVLTYALFPQIGLKFLENRNNPDAFEPVPSADDVKPAAAQAAPAKGKAESYAVQVDGHVYDVVVAPGGSIENIAVAKPSASAAPAVASGGTTVDAPLAGNIFKLLVKAGDMVTEGDVVVVMEAMKMETEIRATATGTVSSVDVKEGDSVAVGDALLTL; encoded by the coding sequence ATGTCCGAGTCATTAAATAAGTTGGGGATCACTGAGTTAGTCTTACGTGATGGTCACCAATCATTATTGGCTACTCGTTTTCGTTTAGAAGATATGTTGCCAATAGCCAAAAAAATGGATGAAATCGGCTATTGGTCTATCGAATCATGGGGCGGCGCTACGTTCGACTCTTGTATTCGTTATTTAGGTGAAGATCCATGGGAGCGCATTCGTAAATTAAAAGAGGCGATGCCTAATACCAAGCAACAAATGCTGTTTCGTGGCCAAAATATCCTTGGTTATCGTCACTATGCTGATGACGTTGTCGAAAAATTTGTAGAGCGAGCCCATGTAAATGGCGTTGACGTGTTCCGAATTTTTGATGCCATGAATGATACCCGCAATTTAGAAACCGCGATCAAAGCGGCGGTTAAAGTTGGAGCACACGCTCAAGGTACGTTGTCATTCACCGAATCTCCAGTGCATACCATCGATACCTGGCTTGATATGGCCAAGCGCATGCAGGATATGGGTGCTCACTCGTTATGTATTAAAGATATGTCAGGTTTACTTAACCCGTACGACGGCGAAGAGTTGATTGGCAAATTAAAAGATCAGGTTGGTTTACCTATTTCATTGCATTGTCATGCGACAACTGGTCTAAGCATGGCCACTCACATGAAAGCCATTGATGCCGGTGTTGATGTGATTGATACTTCCATTTCATCAATGTCGATGACTTATGGTCATTCACCAACAGAATCTATCGTTTCTACGGTTAAAGGTCGTGACCGAGATACTGGTCTTGATATGGAAAAGCTGGCTGAAGTTGCAACTTACTTCCGTGAAGTGCGAGCTAAATACGCCAAGTTTGAAGGCAGCTTGAAAGGCGTTGATGCACGTATATTGTTAGCACAAGTGCCTGGTGGCATGTTAACCAATATGGAAAATCAACTGCGTGAGCAAGGCGCAGCAGACAAGTTTGACGAAGTGTTGGAAGAGATCCCACGTGTTCGTAAAGAGTTAGGTTACATTCCTTTGGTTACGCCAACATCACAAATTGTTGGTACCCAATCGGTACTAAACGTGCTCACTGGTGAACGTTATAAGTCGATCACGAAAGAAACCGCTGGTGTTCTTAAAGGCGAATATGGCGCGACACCAGCCCCTGTTGACGGCGATTTACAAAAGCGCGTGTTAGATGGTGGTGAGGCGATTACTGGTCGTCCTGCGGATTTCCTTGAGCCTGAGTTAGATAAACTCGAAACCGAACTGATGGATTTAGCAAAAGAGAAAAATATTGATCTTGCTGAAGCGGTTATCGACGACGTATTAACCTACGCACTATTCCCGCAAATTGGCCTTAAGTTCTTAGAGAATCGTAACAATCCAGACGCGTTTGAACCGGTACCGAGTGCCGACGATGTTAAACCGGCAGCGGCTCAAGCAGCGCCTGCTAAAGGTAAAGCCGAAAGCTATGCGGTACAAGTAGACGGTCATGTTTACGATGTGGTTGTCGCCCCAGGTGGCAGCATTGAAAACATTGCGGTTGCTAAGCCTAGCGCTTCTGCAGCGCCTGCAGTGGCGTCTGGTGGCACGACAGTTGATGCACCATTGGCAGGAAACATCTTCAAATTGTTGGTGAAAGCTGGCGATATGGTTACTGAAGGCGATGTGGTTGTTGTCATGGAAGCGATGAAAATGGAAACAGAAATTCGCGCAACGGCAACGGGCACGGTATCGAGTGTTGATGTAAAAGAAGGCGATAGCGTTGCTGTAGGCGACGCGTTGCTGACGTTGTAG
- a CDS encoding sodium ion-translocating decarboxylase subunit beta produces MDSLNILWNSTGLANFELGQVIMMLVGLGLLFLAIAKKFEPLLLLPIGFGAILTNIPVAGFSEVGGVLHYIYYAGIDTGIFPLLIFMGVGAMTDFGALIANPRMLLLGAAAQFGIFATLFGAIALNALPGFNFSLQDASAIAIIGGADGPTAIFLASKLAPELLGAIAVAAYSYMALVPIIQPPIMKALTNKEERKIEMKQLRHVTKIEKILFPLAVLMMTIFFLPAATPLVGMFCLGNLMRECGVVDRLSSTAQNELINIVTIFLGLGVGSKLSAESFLNVETLGILGLGAVAFSIGTAAGVLMAKLMAKFSTDPINPLVGAAGVSAVPMAARVVNKVGLESNPHNFLLMHAMGPNVAGVLGSAVAAGVLLALVG; encoded by the coding sequence ATGGACTCCTTGAATATCCTGTGGAATTCCACAGGTCTGGCTAACTTTGAGTTGGGCCAGGTGATCATGATGTTGGTCGGCCTTGGTTTGCTATTTTTAGCTATTGCGAAAAAATTTGAGCCTTTATTGTTATTGCCAATTGGTTTTGGTGCAATCCTAACCAATATACCGGTTGCTGGTTTTAGCGAAGTCGGTGGTGTATTGCACTACATTTACTACGCTGGCATTGATACCGGTATCTTCCCATTATTGATTTTTATGGGTGTTGGTGCGATGACGGATTTTGGCGCGCTTATCGCCAATCCTCGTATGTTATTGCTCGGTGCGGCAGCGCAGTTTGGTATCTTTGCCACACTGTTTGGTGCCATTGCCTTAAATGCACTTCCGGGTTTTAATTTCAGTCTGCAAGATGCCTCAGCGATAGCCATTATTGGTGGAGCTGATGGCCCAACGGCTATTTTCTTAGCCTCGAAGCTTGCCCCAGAATTACTCGGTGCCATTGCGGTAGCAGCCTATTCATACATGGCGCTCGTACCGATTATTCAACCACCAATCATGAAAGCGCTGACCAATAAAGAAGAGCGCAAGATTGAAATGAAGCAATTGCGTCATGTCACCAAAATTGAAAAGATTTTGTTCCCATTAGCTGTTTTGATGATGACCATTTTCTTTCTACCAGCAGCCACGCCGCTAGTGGGTATGTTCTGTTTAGGTAACTTGATGCGTGAATGTGGTGTTGTGGATCGTTTAAGCTCAACGGCGCAGAACGAGTTGATTAACATCGTCACCATCTTCCTAGGTTTAGGTGTTGGTTCCAAGCTAAGCGCTGAATCGTTTTTGAATGTTGAAACCTTAGGCATTTTAGGTCTAGGTGCTGTGGCATTTTCAATCGGTACCGCAGCAGGTGTATTAATGGCGAAATTAATGGCTAAATTCTCTACCGACCCAATTAACCCGTTGGTTGGTGCAGCCGGTGTGTCTGCTGTACCTATGGCCGCACGGGTGGTCAATAAAGTAGGTCTTGAATCAAACCCACATAACTTCTTGTTAATGCATGCGATGGGACCAAATGTCGCGGGTGTCCTTGGCTCGGCGGTAGCTGCAGGTGTATTGTTAGCCTTAGTTGGTTAA